A part of Aegilops tauschii subsp. strangulata cultivar AL8/78 chromosome 2, Aet v6.0, whole genome shotgun sequence genomic DNA contains:
- the LOC109767599 gene encoding proliferating cell nuclear antigen has translation MLELRLVQGSLLKKVLEAIKELVTDANFDCSGTGFSLQAMDSSHVALVALLLRSEGFEHYRCDRNLSMGMNLGNMAKMLRCAGNDDIITIKADDGSDTVTFMFESPNQDKIADFEMKLMDIDSEHLGIPDSEYQAIVRMPSSEFSRICKDLSSIGDTVIISVTKEGVKFSTAGDIGTANIVCRQNKTVDKPEESTIIEMQEPVSLTFALRYMNSFTKASPLSDQVTISLSSELPVVVEYKIGEMGYIRFYLAPKIEEDEEMKA, from the exons ATGTTGGAGCTGAGGCTGGTGCAGGGGAGCCTGCTGAAGAAGGTGCTGGAGGCAATCAAGGAGCTGGTGACGGACGCCAACTTCGACTGCTCCGGGACTGGCTTCTCGCTGCAGGCCATGGACTCCTCCCACGTCGCGCTCGTCGCCCTGCTCCTCCGCTCCGAGGGCTTCGAGCACTACCGCTGCGACCGCAACCTCTCCATGGGCATGAACCTCGGTAACATGGCCAAGATGCTCCGCTGCGCGGGCAACGACGACATCATCACCATCAAGGCCGACGACGGCTCCGACACCGTCACCTTCATGTTTGAGTCACCCA ATCAGGATAAGATTGCGGACTTCGAGATGAAGCTCATGGACATCGACAGCGAGCACCTCGGGATCCCCGACTCCGAGTACCAGGCCATCGTTCGCATGCCCTCCTCGGAGTTCTCCAGGATCTGCAAGGATCTTAGCAGCATCGGTGACACTG TTATTATCTCTGTCACCAAGGAGGGTGTCAAGTTCTCCACTGCTGGAGATATTGGAACCGCAAACATTGTTTGCAGGCAGAACAAGACCGTTGACAAG CCTGAGGAATCTACCATTATAGAAATGCAAGAGCCGGTGTCACTTACCTTTGCTCTGAGGTACATGAACTCCTTCACCAAGGCAAGCCCACTGTCAGACCAAGTCACCATCAGCCTCTCATCTGAACTGCCAGTTGTTGTTGAGTACAAGATTGGTGAGATGGGCTACattaggttttacttggcacccAAGATTGAAGAGGACGAGGAAATGAAGGCATGA
- the LOC141041732 gene encoding uncharacterized protein encodes MAQGQESKCTRWTIGVTTIVFFIGIFAPLAWYAERPADTTYEVTITSVGGLDPALDLHGDRQALSLVFGLTVRVDSTHNKLFNRRIGGAGSSVVVYGDALLAKGAVPELCVKTSGVGEVAADAWGLNVQVPQFLRDRLAGELESGQAVVDVAVRTPAGCYINGCFDAVLVCKARIQGGSSPCFSM; translated from the coding sequence ATGGCCCAAGGCCAAGAAAGCAAGTGCACGAGATGGACGATAGGCGTGACAACGATAGTTTTCTTTATAGGTATTTTTGCTCCTCTTGCGTGGTACGCCGAGAGGCCAGCTGACACCACGTACGAGGTGACCATCACCAGCGTCGGCGGCCTGGACCCGGCCCTGGATCTCCACGGCGACCGGCAGGCGCTCAGCCTGGTGTTCGGCCTCACCGTGCGCGTCGACAGCACCCACAACAAGCTCTTCAACAGGCGCATCGGCGGCGCCGGCTCCTCCGTGGTGGTGTACGGGGACGCGCTGCTCGCCAAGGGCGCCGTGCCGGAGCTCTGCGTGAAAACATCAGGGGTGGGAGAGGTCGCGGCCGATGCGTGGGGCTTGAACGTGCAGGTGCCTCAATTCCTGCGGGACCGGCTGGCCGGCGAGCTAGAGAGCGGCCAGGCGGTGGTGGACGTGGCGGTGCGGACTCCCGCGGGGTGCTACATAAACGGGTGTTTCGACGCGGTGCTCGTCTGCAAGGCCAGGATCCAGGGGGGTTCTTCTCCGTGTTTCTCTATGTAG